ATACCAAAAGCCCGGCATAAAGAACTGACAGTCTTGATGTTCAAAAGAAGCTATATTAAAAACTTCTTCGAAACTGTAGTAGACTTCTTCTCTGGCATTTATATTTACTTCTATTCGTGTTGTTTCTCCGTTACTGGTAATCTGTTGTCTTATTTCAACAGGTATATTTTCCTGTGCTGTAAGCGTTCCGTTACTGTTATTTTGCAGATTATAGGTTTTTGCCTCATTTCCGGGAGTTTTTAGGGAAATGCTATATTGTACCTTCGTTTCTTGTGCTTTAGAAACAAGATGACCACATGCGAGCATAAAGGCTAAAAGCAATTTTGTTTTCATTTCAATCATAATTTATAGTACAACTTTAATCCAGGAGTCGGCATTACTTTCATTCATATTGGTAAGGTATTCGGTATAAAAACTGCCATTATTGTCATAAGAAGATAACGCTAGTCCTATTTGTAAACTTTTTGATTGCTTCTTGTAAGGGATGGTATAATAAACACGATATCCATTGTCATTTATTTCGGTATTTGTTTTAACAAAATTGGAAACCGGCTTCCATTGTCCGTTTTTTTCGATATAGAGTTGGTTTGTTCCATTTTTGGAAGACCATATTTTGTGTTTTTTTCCATCTAAAATAAAGAACAGATGCAGCCCTGTTTTTCCGGATTGAGACGTCTCTTTTTCAGAGATATTGCATTTTACGTTGATCTCCTGATTTTTCCTGGCTATTCCAGCTCTTAGATTGCTATTGGATTTGGATCCTATAAAAAGCGGAAACTCCTCTATGGCAGAGCTTGCTTTCATCACGTCAGGAATAATGTATCCCTTAATTAGCCAGGGAGCAACGTTTTTAGATTTGAAATTTGTGGAAGCTAAAGCGACAACCGTTTGGTCATCCCATATAGCTATTGAATTCCACTTTGCCTCTTTATCCTGAGGGACGTTAAATGGACGGGTTCGTTTTCCGAAATTTCTGGCCTCTTTATCGCCAATTGCGACTTCCATTGTAGAAAGTTCCCAGTCGTGAGCCCTGTTTTCATTAGTCTGATAAGATAATAGTGTTTGGCCATTGGGGAGTTTTAAAAGGTAAGGAGCGCCCATATAAACAGAATCAGGGATATGGGTATCCAATGCATAATCTCTGTTTCCAGACTCGGACAATACCGGCTGGCTCCAGTTATCAGAAATTTTTGTTCTGACGGTATAAGGCTTAAAGCGATCGGTTTTATTATCTTCTATCGCTACTACAATTTCATTGTTTATTAAAATTGGAACGGGCATTCCGTCTCTTCGTTCTTTTCGGAATGAAACTGTAGTGGCTTTTTCGGTCCATGTTTTACCGTTGTCAAATGATTTTACCATTGAAATTTCCTGTTCGTCAGATTGACGGTATGGGTTTTCGTTAGCGAAATAAACTTGTAATTCTCCGCCGGGTAACTGTAAAAAGGAAGGTTCCCAGCAGCCATCGCCAAAACGCGGCGCCGCCACATAAAGCCTTTGTGGCGGCAACCACGTCCGACCATTGTCTAAGCTTCTCCTTATCACGATAGAGTAGGGTGCAATCTCTTCTTGTCTTGGCCGGTAATTGCAGGCGACAATAATATCGCCGTTTTGTAATTGTTTGACTTCAGGATTTGCAATATTCACGACGGTAGTTTTTCCGTCTGGTGATGAATAAGCGAATTTGGAGAAAATAGCTGTCGGATTGCTCCAGGTTTTCCCGTTGTCCCAGCTTCTTTTAAAGTGAATATCGCCGGTTCGGGTTTCATAAATTACAAATACCGAGGAATCTTTTAATCTTGCTAGTCTTGGATATCCCCCCATTTCTGCAATTTGCTGCATAGAAGCGTAATCCCAGGCGATACGAACACCAGAGCTTACTTTTTCTGACTGAGCAAAAGTGCTTTCTTGCGGAAGAAGCAATAAAATGAGCAATATAAAATTACCTGACAGCTTTTTCATGTAGCAGCAATCCTATCTTTTTAATTTTGGTCTAAGGATATCATTAGAGATTTTCATCACGGGGATGTTATCATCTGTAAATGTGACATCAGCAATATACATTGCTCTTGGGTGTATGCTGGTTGCGCTATGATGCGCATGAAAAACAATCCGTAACTTACCGGATTTATCTTTAAACATAGCACTGTGCCCGATACCCACCAGATCCTGTGGTTTCTGTAATATTGGATTTGATGCATATTTTGTCCATGGTCCCTCAGGAGACGAGGCTGTTGCAAAGCCAATTCCATAGAACGGACTTTCATAGCTATTAGCCGAATAGGTCATGTAGTAAAGCCCTTTGTGCTTCATTACGAAAGCACCTTCGTTTACTCTCGGCCAAATTTCTTCCCAGGCCTGAGAAACATTGATGCATTTTTTTAAGGTAGCGGTTTTTATTGTCTGGAGATCGTTTTCCAGTTCGGCAACCCAAATATTCAATCCATCATTAAATCTGTCAAAATACAAATATGGCTTACCGTTGTCATCTATAAATAAACTATTGTCTATAGATTTTTCTCCATCCAGCATGGGAACTTTGGCTTCCTGTTTAAATGGTCCCAGCGGAGAATTGGATGTTGCAACGCAAATATGCTCGTTGACAGTATAGTACATAAAGAATTTATTTTTTTCCTGGATGTAATATACTTCCGGAGCCCAGAACCATCGTCCACCCCAGGAATCTTCGCTTTTAAGAGCCAGTTCGGACTCTTTTTTCCAATAGACTAAATCGTCCGAGGTATAAACTTCTATTCCATTTTCAGCATTGGTACCATAGGCATAGTAGGTATTTCCGTTTAACATGATAAAAGGGTCGCCTAAAGGAACCGGAGGTTCGAATACAAAATTGTTCTTTTCTTTTTTTGCGCATGCAGTTAACGATGTACTAAATAGTAGTAAAAGATAGATTAACTTTTTCATTCATATTGATTTTAAAGAGGCCTAAAAAGTTTATTGTCATTCCGATTGCAAGGAGAGGATCTCATTCATTTGGGAGGAGATTTACGCCTGTTGGCGAATTCTCCTCCTAAAAGTAGTTGAATGACGATGCTTTCAATTTTTTAGACTCGTTTTTTATTAGTAATTCGGATTCTGATCAGCATTTGGATTGTTTTTATCTTCATCTGAAGGAATCGGCAAACGGCTATGCTTTCCTATAGTAAAATTGTTAAAGTCTGCGTCTCTTGCCTTTACTTCGTTGAGCCCTGTAACGTTATCTAACAATCCCCATCTTTTGAGGTCTGCCCATCTATGTCCTTCTGTCGCTAATTCTAAAACTCTTTCCATCTGCAATCTTTTTAAGAAAGTAGGCTTGTCTGTGGCTGCAGTTGGATTATTGACGGCCAGATTCGGCATATTTACTCGAGCTCGTACTCGATTAACCTGTTGTACTGCGGTAGCTAAAGGATCATTTGATTGTGCAATACATTCTGCATACATTAATAAAACATCTGCAAATCTGATTAAACGCACATTGGTAGGATTGTGGTAGTCATCGAAGTCTCTGTAGTAATCTGAACCATATTTGCGAAAGAAAACTCGACCTGTCCAGTCACTTTTTGACCATTGTTCATTATTACTTGTGAATCTATATATTCTTGTGTTATTTGGAAAATCGTTTTCCATTCCTTGATAGAATGCTGTATATCTTAAACGGATATCGAAGTTGTTGTTTAAATCTTTTTCTTTCTTGAACTCCGTAACTATCCAGGGGCGTAGCTCGCCATCTGTCCAGCC
This genomic interval from Pseudopedobacter saltans DSM 12145 contains the following:
- a CDS encoding sialidase family protein; amino-acid sequence: MKKLSGNFILLILLLLPQESTFAQSEKVSSGVRIAWDYASMQQIAEMGGYPRLARLKDSSVFVIYETRTGDIHFKRSWDNGKTWSNPTAIFSKFAYSSPDGKTTVVNIANPEVKQLQNGDIIVACNYRPRQEEIAPYSIVIRRSLDNGRTWLPPQRLYVAAPRFGDGCWEPSFLQLPGGELQVYFANENPYRQSDEQEISMVKSFDNGKTWTEKATTVSFRKERRDGMPVPILINNEIVVAIEDNKTDRFKPYTVRTKISDNWSQPVLSESGNRDYALDTHIPDSVYMGAPYLLKLPNGQTLLSYQTNENRAHDWELSTMEVAIGDKEARNFGKRTRPFNVPQDKEAKWNSIAIWDDQTVVALASTNFKSKNVAPWLIKGYIIPDVMKASSAIEEFPLFIGSKSNSNLRAGIARKNQEINVKCNISEKETSQSGKTGLHLFFILDGKKHKIWSSKNGTNQLYIEKNGQWKPVSNFVKTNTEINDNGYRVYYTIPYKKQSKSLQIGLALSSYDNNGSFYTEYLTNMNESNADSWIKVVL
- a CDS encoding glycoside hydrolase family 43 protein encodes the protein MKKLIYLLLLFSTSLTACAKKEKNNFVFEPPVPLGDPFIMLNGNTYYAYGTNAENGIEVYTSDDLVYWKKESELALKSEDSWGGRWFWAPEVYYIQEKNKFFMYYTVNEHICVATSNSPLGPFKQEAKVPMLDGEKSIDNSLFIDDNGKPYLYFDRFNDGLNIWVAELENDLQTIKTATLKKCINVSQAWEEIWPRVNEGAFVMKHKGLYYMTYSANSYESPFYGIGFATASSPEGPWTKYASNPILQKPQDLVGIGHSAMFKDKSGKLRIVFHAHHSATSIHPRAMYIADVTFTDDNIPVMKISNDILRPKLKR